The DNA segment TTGCTGTTGCCTTTCATGATGCTAATTATTTCTTTTTCTTTATCTGTGAAAGCAGGGGAGATAGAAGATTTGTTGCGGCCAGCATTGTTACTGCTATTATTAGAGTTACTATTACTTCCCATAGGAAAATTGAGTAGCTTATCATAATCCAATTGCATCGCATAGTTTAGGTTCTCGAAAGCCTGGGAAGTATCGAAGGCGTGATTCTTTAGTATAGAGAAAAATGTGTCATACTTGCCCCTTAGTTCATTGAGCGTTGTGTCAACAATTTGAGCATCCTGACTAAGTAGGTTTTTCTTCATTTCATAAAAATACTTCTCATTTTCGAGAATATCTTTATATTTTTGCTGCGTTTTCTCTTTCTCGCTATCGATTTTCTCGAGTGTTTCCTTATGAAGATCGTCTTGATCTTTTTTGATTTTCTCCGTATACTTTTTGCGATCATCCAACTGATCCTGCAGGCCTTCTTTGGTAACAGTTCTTTCACGTTCTAATTTAAAACGCTCGATCTCTTCATCAGCAGCATCCAACTGTTCCTGTAATTCTTTACGTTTGGCTTTGCCTTCCATGGACTGATCCAGGGACCATTTGCCCAGGCTTTCCTGAATCTTCTGCCGTTCTTTGAGTTTTTTCTCCAGTTCGGTTTCATAATCATCCGAGGCATTCTGACGACCGAGCAGTTTGATTTGTTTATTGATATAGTCTTCGAACCGCTTATCTTCCTCGTCGATGTTCTGCATGAACTTTTCGTGCCTTTTGTTTTCTGCTTTGGTGCGTTCTTCAAGGGCATCCAGCTCCAGATCGCGCTGCGTCTCGATCATTTTTTTGAAGTTGCTGATGATCTGATCGGCGTAGGTTTCTCTAATATCCTGGATGGAACGGTTATATTCGTAATTAGCGATTACTAAGTTATGCAGTTCTTTGGTTAATTCTTCTTTGGCTTTTGCTGAGAGATGCTCGGTTTGTATTTGCTCTTCAAGATATTTGATGGCTTCTCGATTAATATCGATTTGCTGACTGGTTAACGAAATTTGCAGAGACAGCTCATTAGAGTATCCAGCAGAATTTTCGCTTACCTGTGCCATTCTAGCTTTAGAAAGCTCAAGCTCCTTATTAACGTTGGAGGCTTTTTCGCTAAATTCATCAAGTTTACTATTAATGATGTCGAGATTTTTACCGTCAATTTCTAATGAAATATCATCGATTTCTTGTAATAATTTTCGCAGATCCGCTTCAAAAAGTTCGGGTTCAAACCCTTTTGCATCGATCGTATTTTGAAACTCTTGATATTCCTGTTTCTTTATATCTCTCTTTTGAATTAAATTACCGACGACATCAGCTTCATATTTTCTCCAATCCTCAGAGTAATCAGAATAATTCGACTGGGTGAATTGAGATTTGTGAATTTTGTCATCTTCGATATCTAGTAAATTTGCATAATAGGCACGAACGCTTTCTAGATAATCCCGCTGACCTTGATAGATTTTGGCATTATTATCGGCTATTTCTTGGACAGCTTGTTTGCCTGCTTCGTCGAGTTCCTTTTGCGAGTGCCCTCCTGTAACAGGATAACTGCTGGATGAGCTGCTGCTAGTTACTCTTCTTGCACCTTGATATTTTTCTGACCAATATTTGCTGTCCAATTTTTGGGTACTTAACCCGCTATTAACACCCATATGGATGAACTCGCCGTTACCCTTATAAATACCGACGTGAGAATTATCTTTGCCCGTGGTATTAAAAAATAAAAGATCCCCTTTTCGCAAGTCTGCTTGATCGACCTTTGTACCTTGTTTGGCTTGTCCAGCGGCAGTACGAGGGAGGTTGATACCTAAAAACTCCTCGAACATTTCTTGCACAAATTGGGAGCAATCCGACACGGCTTGCTTCGTGAATTCCTCATAAGTGCCTTTGAATTTACCAGGGACTTTTTTATATGTGAAAGTACCTTGTAATCCGGAAACGGCAGACAGCATCTTATCGATACTATTTGTTGAACCGCTAGCCCCAGAACTATTAACTTCTTGTTTTACTGGGAGCAATTTAGAAGGGTCTTTTACACCTTCTTCTAAAAGCCTGTTTTTTTCGGCTAATAATTTATTTTCAGCAATTATCGAGTCGCGATACTTTTGAGAATGTTTAGCGTAGCGTTCACGCTGGCTGTTGACTTTATTGATTGCTTCATCAACGGTATTTATTTGCTGTTTAAGCCTTGAGAGCACCTCAATAGTTTCTTTCAAAGTTTCTTTTGATTTCTCGGTTTCTTTTTGATTTTCTTTTTCTGTCTGAGTTAGATCTTTTAAGGCAGCTTCTAATAGCTTCAGCTTGATAGAGTAGTCATCAAGGTTAGCTTCCTCAACGGTTTGCTTAGTAGCGGTACTCCCAAATAGCTGCCTTTCAGCTTGTTTCTCGGTCATTGTACCGTTTGCTATCTTAGCAGCGTATGTCTTGATTAATTCGCTACGTTCTTGTTTAATTAATTCGATTCTCTCAGTTGCATTTTCAATTAAGGTTTGAGTTTCTTTAATATCCGCTTTTATTGACTCTATTTGCTGTTTCTTTTTCGCTTGCAAGAAAAGAAGTATTTCTTCACGACTAAGTTTTGTAACGTCAGCAAAATCGCCATATTTATCATTCAGCCTTTTTATCGTCGATATAGAGAGAGACTGGCCGTCTTCGAGCTCTTTCTCAGCGTCATTCAAAAGTTTCGTTTCTTCTTTAGCATCTTGCAAATACTCGTTCAAATAGCCGATCGTGCCTTGGGTATTTGTTAAGTAACCCGAAAATCCAATGACTTCGTCGTTTTCCCCAAGAACTTCTTTTAATCCACGGAAGCTCTTAGCTGCCTCATCGGCCGCACTTGCTATTCTGCCGATTTCCCTTCCGGTTTTATCATATACCGGCAACCCTGCTTTGCTATTTTTGGATGTTTCGGCTAAAGAAAGGGCCAGATCATCCAAAACTTCAATGTAATCAGGGAATATTAACTTTAAATCTTCAATAATCGCAGCGGTGTCCCCAGATTCAATTGCTTGAGCCAGATCTATTTTATTGTCTTTCAGGTACTGGTTGATATCTGTGGCTAAGTCTTCATATTGAAAGACCAATTCATCTGAATTCGACTTCGTAACATTCATTGTTTCCGAAAAGGAATTACTAAGCTTATCTAGAAAAAGCCTTATATTATGATCTGTCACGTTTGTTTCGTTTACGAGGTTGTTATTGTAGGTTTTAAAAAGATCTGTAAAGTCTTTTAATCCACTATCATATTTGCTTCTAGCATCCTGGAATTCTCCATCAAGTTTGCCCAGTTCTGATCTGGCCGCAGTAACTGCTTGAGTAATGCCGCCATGACCTAATATTTCTTTAGAAAGCCAGCCCTCATCAACGTACTGACCTTTTTCCCTGAATATACGAGCAACTTCATCATTAAGTGACTGAACTTTTTCAATATATTCTTTAGAATTTGTATCCAGCTGGTCGAGAACTGTTCTATTATTATTAATGAATTCTTCAGCGAATAATAGCGCATCAACCCTAGCTGAGGAGTAGTCATGTTTCTGCTGCAACTTACCAACTTTTTTTTGGTTTGAGGTAATTTCTTTCGCGGTGCCTTTTAACGATTCCGCAGATTCTTGATATAATCTTTTGCTTCTTTCTAGATTTAGAGCCTTTTCAGATTCAATAAGCTTATCTATTTCTGCTTTAGATTTGTAAACAGCTTTCCCTTCGGCGGTGTAATAGCTGATGATATCTGGGACAGACTGGGAAGTTTGTTCGAGAGCCTTATTAAAATCTTCTTGAGACTTACTTCGGTCACTGAGTGCTTTACTTAGATTTTCAAGGGATACGATATTGTTTTCAGTATCCGCAATATTTTGCTTTAAATTTTCAAAATACTCTTCTTGAGACTCTTTGGCATTACCGAATAAATTAATGACCTTCTCAAGTACAAAACCTAATGCAGCTAGAGCAAGTCCAACTCCTGTACTTGCCATTAAGCCTCTTAGGGCTATTTTTGCTGCTGTTGCAGACACTCCAAGCGTTGTCATGCCTCGACCAAGCGTTAATACGGCAATCGTGGCTGTTCTAAAGTTTTTACTTACAGTGGCAGCCGAAGTACCAACGATCCCCAGTAGAGTAGGAAGCATACCAAATGTATCAACGCACCGGGTTAGCACCATCATCAAACCTGTCAATACACTCGTTACACCAATAATGGAGTCGTTAATTACGGCATTTCCCATCGATAAGGCGAGCGTGTCCCAGGCGGTTTTCATCGTTTGAATTCTGGCTTCGAGCGAGTTCATGTAGTCGGCATTTTCCCGCATCGCGGATCCTTGAGAGTTGAGGGCCGCTTCGCTTGCTCTCGTGCTGGTGTCATAGTTTTCCATCAGGGCGATGAACCGGGAAAGCTGGGACTGACCGGCCAACTGCAGTGCGGTATTATACTGCTGCTCCTTGCTTAGATTGCTCCATTTGCCGGCAACTTCGTCCAGAACCTCAGATCCATTTTTTACATTGCCATTCATGTCTTTCATGGAAATACCGATGCTGTTCAGTACCTGTTCAGATTCGCCGAGTGTCGTCAGGCGTGAGTAAATCGTGGTCAGTGCGTTCAGGCTGTTACTTTCGGACATATGGCGTCCTACGGACTGCACTACCCTAAATCGAAAAGTGCAGCGGAAACGGTGCTTCCAGGAGTGTCTATACACTCGACCGCTTCTCACACTATTACTAGTGTGTTCAGACTATCGCATCATCTTCACTCTTTAAGCTAAGAAGGGAAGATGTCTCGACATTTAGTCGTTCAGGCTGTATTTAAACTTGCCCCTTGTCGTCCTACTTTGGAAATAGGAGTTCCAAGTCCATTAGTCGAGATTTTCACTGATCAATCACTTGATCAGGCGGCAACGAGTTTACCGATCACTTTACCACTCTCACGCGTGGCCATGGAAATGGCTGTCGTATCACCGATCAGCTTTTCCATGGAAATTCCATAGTTGCTAGCCGCAGTTCCGGCCTGGGTTAAACTGCTGGCTAAATTCTGGCTTGTCACGGAGAATTTATTGTCTACCGCGTTAAGCCTGTCAGCAATTAGAATACTGTCCTCCGCTTCGATATTGAACGCGGACATCGCTGCCGTCATGGTCTGGATCGCTTGATCCGGCTTCAGCTCCGAGATATTTTGAAACAGGGCGGCCGTCTTGGCGAGCAGCATAGTTTGTTTCTCGTCAAAGCCCATACGGCCAACCTTAATCATTAGGTCATTTACTTCACTGATGGAATGTCCCAGCTCATTTGCCGTTTGAATGCTTCCACGCAGCATGCTCTCGAAATCCGTTCCTTCGTTCATGACCCGTTTGAGCTGTGTAATTTGCGTATCGACCTCAAGTATCGTTTTAAGAATGTCCTGCATGCCTTGCTTCAAGAGAGCCTTGTTATTATTAATAAAAGTCTGCGTTTGTTTGTAAATGGTTCTTAATGCTTGGCCGAAGCTTTTCCCGACCTTATCAGTTTCTTGTTTATCGATTTCAATCGTAATCTTGATTTTCTTTAATGAAGGATTCTTTTCGATATCTTTAATGGCTTTGTTCAGCGCGGTGATCGACGGATTTATGTTGATATCGGCCGTAATTAGAATTTTCATATCATTTTCCATGGCTTTCACTCCCTTAAATAGAAAAAATGACCAACCGATGGCCATTTCTACAAACGGTATATTAAATTTCGTCCAGATGGAGTTCTTCAAACTTTGCCGCTAATGCATCGTATTTGAACTGATCGTCGCCTGTGAATTCAAGCCCGCAATGCAGCACAGAATAAGCAACGCTTTTGAGCATGTTTCGGTTGTTATCCGTGACCTCAATGACGAATTCCTCATTCAGCAGAGGGGCAAGAGAGGTCTGGAACGCCTGCAGATCTTTAATGTTGTAACGCTGGACTTCGCCTTCTGTAATAATTTCTGGCTGACCATCGCGATCCAGTACGCAGTGCTCCATGACGAGGTCGAAATATTCTTCCTTATATTGCTGAAAGCGTTCTGCCAATATTTTAATGAATCGAGTTCTCATACGAGAGTTAAAATCCAGCAATTTCAGACGGTATAGAAAAGAGATGACATATTCCAGTTCATGAATAAAAAACTTCAAAACGATTCGCTCCTTTGGCATTTAGTTGTTTTGGATCAGAACGTTTTTAATGACGTCTGTATTTTTTAAATTCGCATGATCGATGTAATCCAGCAGTTCGCTTTGCAGCTCTTTATTGTTTTGGACCAATTCCTCGTACATACTGAATTTTTTCCAGATACGAGAGTAGATTTTTTGGATCTCTGTTTTGTCAAAATGCTCAAAAATGGTCTCGGCGAGCTCACTGTCCAGCATTTTATGGAAAATATCGACTTTTTCCTCAAAGGAATAGTCGGTCCGCTCCGTTAAGGTAGAGAAAAATAATAGAATATGGAGGCTTAAATAATCCATTAATTTATTTTCCTTCATTTCCGAAAATCTGTGATTATACTCGGTGATAAATTCAGAAAAGCTCACGAGCATGTCATCGATTCGCGTGGGCCTGAAGCAGGCATGCACCTCTGTATAGCGCCCATCCTCAAAGCAAACTCGATGAAGCTTGTCGTATTTATCTCCATCTTGAACCAAGTTCTCTAACGTTAGTTTAGTATCTTTTCCTTTATTCGTTCTCGTGGTTTTCTTGCTACTAGCTAGTGTTTTAGCCGTACTGGCCGCTTTGGTCGCCATATTAATCATCTCCTAAGTTCTTATTGATTTGTGTTTGCGATGAGCTGATTTCTTTTCATCTGAAAATGAGCAAAGGATATATTCACTAGCTTTGAGATGAGAAGAAAGGAGGAGGGGTACCCCCTCCAGAGTCCTTACGCCAAATCATCCTCATCGTAAATCCGCATTACGTACAGATCGTGGGAATCGGCCGGCTTCAATGCCTCCATTGGAATATCCAGTGCGGAAGGCTCACCGTCAGGTTGCATGTTGAGGTTCCAGTTGTCCTCGATTTTTGCATTGTCGACCGTAATTTGCGCCGCAAAATCTTTCTGAAGATGATAGTCGCGAACAAGTACGTCTAGGACGAGCTTGAAGCTGCCTGCGAATTTATCGGAGGATGCGCGGATTTCCTTCGTATCCGGACTTGCCGCTGTTTCGTAGTAAACGATGATTTTGCTTTGATCCGGAACTTCGCCGCTCGCGAAGGAAATGGTTTTGCCGCTTACGGTATAACTGTCCGAGGCTGGTGCCGAGGCAATGTATTCGTAGGCTTTGCCCACTGTTCCGTCCGCATGGAGCAGGTTCACGCTGACCAGCGTTCCACTGCTTGCTGGCGTATATGTAAGTGTAGCGGTATCTCCATTCACTACACATACTTCATTTTTAATGACATTCTTTGCACTGGAGGTGACTTCATTGCCAAGCAGCATGCCCAGCATTTCGTTGGAGAACAGAGCATCCTGCAGTACGAATCTTGCAGAACGTCCGCCCGAGAATCCAACCAATTTAGGATTACCGCTGCCGCCCACGGCATATACCGTTTCTGCGGTGTTCTCAATGTTAGACATTTTAAGCGTATCGATTTTAACCTTCAGCTTACCTGTCTCAATATCGAAAAATGATGCTGTTGCAACGTCGCGTACTGCCCATCTATTTGTAACTGCCATAAAAAAACTCCTCCTAATAAATGATTTTTGTCCAATTGATTTCTTGCATATTGATCTTTTTAGCATCGATATTTCCGGTGTAAATGCCTGTGACGACACGGTTGTAATGATCTATATTTTCAAGTCGGTAATAGCCGTCATAGAACTGATAGATGCTCAGCTCAAAAATATTATGGATATTGATGCCGCTGGTTGATTTCCAGGACAGGCCCGATATGATGCTGTGTAAATTCATGACCGGTTTTTTGGCAGGCTTGTTCACCTTGCCCTTCATCAGCTTTTCGATCATTTCTTTGGCTTTGGAATTTCCAGGATTATACTCTTCCTTGTCGTTGGCTAATTCAGCCTTGTTGGCGATTTTTACAATTTCCTGGAAACGTTGAAAATTACCTTCGTGTAAGGTCATCCCATCTCCTAGGTGGAAATAGGGAGCCTCCTCTGCGTCTACAAGCTCGATCTCTTTTTGTAATAGAAGTCTGATCCCGTTGGAAAACGAATTTCGGAAGTGATCGTTCTGCATGAAGAAATAACACGCCAGCACAAATGCCGATTCAGGCACTTTTCCCAAGCCGGATACCCGTGACTTGTCAAACAATAGAGATGACAGTGATTCCATGTAGCTGCTGTATCCCAGCTTAATGACATCTCTCAGCTTCGGTGAGCGAATATAGCCGATATCTGTGACGAACACCGGCTCATTGGCCAGTAAAGCTAGATGAATGTCTTCTTCATGGGTCATTTCGGAGACTCCATCCCTTCCGGTTGATTCATAGTTAAGCACCTCCTTAAAAGCAAAATATTTATTTCAAAGGAATATTACAATTCCTATCACTAATACAAATTAGGATCGATACCGTTAAAGTCTTGATGTATCAACGTTTAAGAGAGTTTTCTATCACTTCACGAACATATGTTCCCTTATTTTTTTCATGCTGTTCCGCTGCCATTCCTTTTGTTTGGCTCGGGAGCATTCGCTGCAGTACTTCTTGCGGTTAGAGGTTTGACGAAGCAGGATGCCGCAGCAGCAGCAGCTCATAATCTTCTCGCCGCGCCACTCCAGGTAGAGATAGATGTAATTTCTGAAATCTCTAATGATGATTCCTGCTGTGTCCTGATCCGCCGCAAACAATACTTTTTTGCTCAATTTCTTGGTATTCAAAGTCGGTTCAATTGCGCCAAGCGTGATGAGATCGTTGACGAGCAGCCCCTGCTTCATGCTATTCGCAGTCACCTTGGCATCTTTGAATATCTCACTACGCGGCGTATTCACCCAATAGGAGTCATTGCCGTTCATCTTGTTGAAAATTTTGCCGTACACCAAGTAGACAAAGGCCAACCTTTCATGAACAAGGCTATTCAAGCTTTTGATGTAGGCCAGTTCTTTGTTCGTGATGACGACTTGCTTAATTTCCAAAAGCGAATGTTCCTGTTTTTCAATCGTTTTAACCCATCGGTCTAAAGTATCCTGCCATTTGACGCTGTTAAATTGGGGATAGTGGGTCTTCATGAAAAGCTCAATCTCCTCGCGAACCTCCAGCCGATTCAATCCAAGCGAATAGTAGTGTTTGATTAAACAGGTTATGGTTTTAGAAATTTTCTGATGGATATAGCCTTCCGTCAGCGCCTGTTGAACCAGCTTTTTTTCGTTAATGATCAATTTCATGCGGGTTTCAGCTCCTTATCATCAAGATCTTTTAACTTTACAGTTTCAAGCGAAAACAAATTTCCGCCGAAGGGAATGCTGCCCTCCAGATCCAGCCGCGGATAAATGATGGTATGACCGTTTCTCTCTAACAAATTGAGTAAGATTTGGTCGCTGCAAATGTCCCAAACGATTTGCTTGGTTGTATTTTTGCTATAGCATAAGTCCAGTAGAATATTGCACACATCTTCTGTGTTGCTGCATTTTTCATACACTTCCCGCTTGAAGGATTGCTTGAACAGCATTCTGGCGGATTTTGCTTCATCTTCCGTCATTCGAGATTTCCTCGCTGATAGGGCATGGCTCTTAACGGCTTCCTGATACCTCTCCAGCACTTCTGCTAATTGTTGATAGCTTCTTTTTGAGTAGGGCTTCGCTGTTTTGTAAATGCTGTAGTCAAATTCCGTTCTGGACGCAGATTCTCTTGTGCGATCGAATGCATCCTCAACCATCCAGCACAATCGGTTCATCACCGAGCTGCTGACGGAGAGGGGCATATAGTTATAGTAATTTTGCAAAAATAATTGTTCGTTGTCTGTTCGTTCTTCTTTGGATATAAGCTCGCTAAGGCTGATTCTGAATCTTTCCATGCAGTTCATTTCATAGGCTTTGATATGACTGCGATATTGTTTTTGCAGCTCGGGATAGATGTATCCGAAAAAATAAGGCTTCTTGTCAGCGAGGATGCGCAGATTCATTTCCCGATCCTTAGAAGCGTCGGCGGCATGGCGGTCATACCACTCTTTGGGCATGTCCTTGCTATTGATGCCTTTCGTTTTATCGATTGCGTTCTGCTGATAATTTTGACCGCATTGAATGCGATAGGTTAATGTTCTATATTCCTTGCTGTCTTTCGGGAACTTGGCGCGGACATCGAACATGGACGTAATCCGGTTTGTGACTTTGCCTATTTCATCGCCGAAGCTGTTTTTGTTCGCTTGGATGGTGTCTTCTTCGGTTACGATTTTTTTCTCGGCGATTTTCTGGACACATACGATGGCAGGCAATTTCTCGATACTATCCAGCAGCACCTTGTTATTAGTAGTGAGAACGGCGTCACCATCCTTGTCCGCTCCGTTCAGTGCATGGGCGGTGGTGTCCCATGAATTGAAAATCGTGACCGTATTCATATATTTGTACCAGTAATTCATTTCCGGTGTATTTTCCAATCGCAGAATTCTGATGTTTTCCGCGCAGGTCATCGGCGCTCTGAAGCAGGCGACCTGGCTGACGTCTCTGTCATTCCAGTATTTTGAATAGAAGGAGCCGGCAGGAAGCAGTCCCGTGACCTCCATGCCGAACATGCTCTGACAGAGGCTGAAGGGATCGCCTGAGATAGTAGAGAAGTTTCCGGCTACTTTTATTACGCCAACCTTGGCGTCGTTAATTCTTTTCCTGATCATTCCGTAAATTTTATTCCTGATGAAAGGATCATGAATGATGCTTGGCTCAGCCATAAGGGCTTTGGAGAAATCATTGCCTTTTTTGTGGAATGTATCTGTTGAAATGTTTTTGCCGTTTAAATACAGGATGCTCTTATAAGGATCGAGTCCTAAAATATCATTGATTTCATCCAGGGTCGGCGTAATTAGCGACCGGATTTGCTCGTCAGACAGATCCAGGGACTGAATGAACTGGTAATTAAGGTTTCGTTCATCCTCCAGCGTCTCCGGAGTCACTTTGGTGACACTGAAGGTGTAGTTGTTTTGCCGGCAGTTCTGGAGATAGTGTTCAAGATGATCATAGGAATCCCATAATTTGAGCATCGAGGCTGTCAGAACAATTTCCACCTGACGGATATCTCTTTCATGTCCCCAAACATCCTTTACGATATAGTTTTCAGCGATCTGCTCCGCAAAAGCATGGAAATCGAATGTAAACAGCATGCCTTTCGCAAATGCATTTCGAATGCAAAAACCGCTAGGTATGTAATTTTCCCCAAGCTGCTTGGCCCATTTTTCGCTAAGGGAAGGGAGGATCAGTCCATAACCATCGCTTTCGTTTAGTTTGATGTCATAATGTTCTTTGTATCTCAATTTGGGAAACTTCTTTGTGACTGAATCGTCAATTTCAATGACATTGTTGAAGAACGAGGTTTCACAATCGTTTACGACCAGAATGCCATTTGGATGGGGCACGGGTGTGCTCGTACTGCATACTAGGGATTTGTAGGCTTCAAGTCTGGCGGGGACAAATGGTATGTTCAGATTCCTGCCGTTATCAATCCTTCTCATTAGCTCGTCGTAGATGTCACAATTTACAAAGACTACGGTACTATTTTTCGCTCCGCTTGTCGTTGCGAGTAATCTTCTATATTTAATACCATTGATATAAAAGCCTTTCTTACTGTTTAAGCGATCATAGTCCTGATTGTTGTCAATAACAACGCTTAGGTAACTGGAAACGAATGAGGCTTTGTATAATTGTTTATATAAAGTGCTGAGCTTTTTTTTATTTGCAGTTATGTTATCTTTCATTTTTAAAGTATGAATCTGATCCCGGATGTTTGATATGTATGGATCTTGATTTTCTTGATGTTCTATTTCCAAAATGAACCGCAGCGCCGTACTATCCGCCAATGCTACGACTTCTTCGTTTCTCATCGCTTCTTCGATCGTAAGGGTAAGATTCCATTTGGCCTTCCGAAGCCTGGAGGAACGAATTTTAAAGACGTAATTTAAAGAAGCTGATAGTTTTCCCAATATAATTACCCCCTGGAGTATAAAGATTCTCTGCTGCAAGGATGATAATTTCCTGCATGTCTTCGTCAAAAATTTCACTTCGGTCGTCGATTTCATCATCGTAGTATAAATCTTGCCAGGTTTGCCTGGAATGTCCGTATCTCATTCATATCACCCCCTCTATTGGTGTTGCCGAAATGGTATTTAAATAAATCGAGATTACTATGAAGATTAAAGATTCTTCTTTAGGAAATATAGATACACACTCGAATATCGCACGTTATTTGTTGGGTTTCCCTATTGAAATCTTAGCCCCAGCATGTTTTAATATGAATGAATCGATGTTACCAATAAGGTAATACTAGCATGGATTTTAACGAAAGGCAAACACTCGTTCTATACAAACCTTTTTATAACTTTATATTAAAATTTGGGCTGCAAAGAGAGCTCGGTCGGAAAAAAGGGGGTGTATTCTTCCTAGTACCTATTGAAAACAATGGCTTGAAAATGATAGCTACTAGAGATATTCTTTTCCTCAAACATTAAAAAAGCGCAAGTATGGATTTCTGTTCGTACTATTTTGCTTAACCATGACCTGTTAGAAAAAGGGAAATTTACAATATATAAAATGAGAGTGATTATATGTATAACTGTATGCATTGTGGCAGTGTTTATTTAAGGAAGAAAGATGCAGATGAGTGTGCAGCAAAAGAGGTTGAAAGCCCGCTCATTGAAGTTGGCAAAGTATTAGTAGACTATTCTTATGACCAGGAAACAATAATCCGATGCTTTAGTATGAGAAGAAGGGGACATAGCATCTCTTATTTATTTGAGTGGCTTGAACCTGAAGATAATGAATGGAAATATGTGTTTACCGTGCATAGCAATAAATGTTTAAAGGAGCAGTTTTTTGATCAATTATTATAAAAAAATGTGACAAGCTTTGTTCTGCAAGGTGTGCTTTTAGATTAGCGCCTTGCTTTTTAGTTTTTTTGATGGTACGATTTTAACGAAGTCAGCAGTTACTTAGAACAAATCCATAATTAAATACTTTAACGTTAACTTCGGGGCAGGGTGAAATTCCCTACCGACGGTGATGACTGCTTCAGCCACTATATGGATGGTTTGAAGCAAGTATAAGTCCGTGACCCGTATGCACTTCATAATAAGCATGCGGCTGAGCCGGTGAGATTCCGGGACCGACAGTATAGTCTGGATGGGAGAAGTAAACGCAGAATATATGACGTATTGAGTACGAGTATATTCAGAACAGTCAAAGCATAACTTGCAAGTTCTAATTTTCACAAAGTTCATTTCGCGGATTGCGGATTATAGCGATCCATTGTGAAATTGAGAGATGCTTGGAGAGTTGGCCGAGTGACGGCGGATTAGGAAGTTAGTCCTTCTATTACCGTTTGTTTGCTTGTATTCAATTCATGCTTTCACTTTGCGTATCATGAACTCTCATTGCCCCATCGGAATTATTCGATGGGGCTTTTGTATTTATTTTTGCATCAGTACAACAGCTGCTCAGTACAGTTTGTCAAGTCAGCGGAGGTGAAACATACTTGGAAATTATTAATGACGAATACTATATGAAATTAGCGCTGGATATGGCGAATCGGTCACAAGGGCAAACCGGTGTTAATCCGGTCGTCGGAGCTGTTGTCGTAAGGGATGGCGAGGTCGTCGGGCTTGGTAGCCATTTGAAGCGCGGAACCCCGCATGCCGAAGTCCACGCGCTGAATATGGCCGGTGAAGCGGCTAAAGGAGGCACCGTGTATGTTACCCTGGAGCCGTGCAGTCATTATGGGGCGACGCCACCATGCAGTGAAGGCTTGATCAAAGCAGGCGTAAGCCGCGTTGTTGTCGCCT comes from the Paenibacillus lentus genome and includes:
- a CDS encoding NlpC/P60 family protein, with the translated sequence MSESNSLNALTTIYSRLTTLGESEQVLNSIGISMKDMNGNVKNGSEVLDEVAGKWSNLSKEQQYNTALQLAGQSQLSRFIALMENYDTSTRASEAALNSQGSAMRENADYMNSLEARIQTMKTAWDTLALSMGNAVINDSIIGVTSVLTGLMMVLTRCVDTFGMLPTLLGIVGTSAATVSKNFRTATIAVLTLGRGMTTLGVSATAAKIALRGLMASTGVGLALAALGFVLEKVINLFGNAKESQEEYFENLKQNIADTENNIVSLENLSKALSDRSKSQEDFNKALEQTSQSVPDIISYYTAEGKAVYKSKAEIDKLIESEKALNLERSKRLYQESAESLKGTAKEITSNQKKVGKLQQKHDYSSARVDALLFAEEFINNNRTVLDQLDTNSKEYIEKVQSLNDEVARIFREKGQYVDEGWLSKEILGHGGITQAVTAARSELGKLDGEFQDARSKYDSGLKDFTDLFKTYNNNLVNETNVTDHNIRLFLDKLSNSFSETMNVTKSNSDELVFQYEDLATDINQYLKDNKIDLAQAIESGDTAAIIEDLKLIFPDYIEVLDDLALSLAETSKNSKAGLPVYDKTGREIGRIASAADEAAKSFRGLKEVLGENDEVIGFSGYLTNTQGTIGYLNEYLQDAKEETKLLNDAEKELEDGQSLSISTIKRLNDKYGDFADVTKLSREEILLFLQAKKKQQIESIKADIKETQTLIENATERIELIKQERSELIKTYAAKIANGTMTEKQAERQLFGSTATKQTVEEANLDDYSIKLKLLEAALKDLTQTEKENQKETEKSKETLKETIEVLSRLKQQINTVDEAINKVNSQRERYAKHSQKYRDSIIAENKLLAEKNRLLEEGVKDPSKLLPVKQEVNSSGASGSTNSIDKMLSAVSGLQGTFTYKKVPGKFKGTYEEFTKQAVSDCSQFVQEMFEEFLGINLPRTAAGQAKQGTKVDQADLRKGDLLFFNTTGKDNSHVGIYKGNGEFIHMGVNSGLSTQKLDSKYWSEKYQGARRVTSSSSSSSYPVTGGHSQKELDEAGKQAVQEIADNNAKIYQGQRDYLESVRAYYANLLDIEDDKIHKSQFTQSNYSDYSEDWRKYEADVVGNLIQKRDIKKQEYQEFQNTIDAKGFEPELFEADLRKLLQEIDDISLEIDGKNLDIINSKLDEFSEKASNVNKELELSKARMAQVSENSAGYSNELSLQISLTSQQIDINREAIKYLEEQIQTEHLSAKAKEELTKELHNLVIANYEYNRSIQDIRETYADQIISNFKKMIETQRDLELDALEERTKAENKRHEKFMQNIDEEDKRFEDYINKQIKLLGRQNASDDYETELEKKLKERQKIQESLGKWSLDQSMEGKAKRKELQEQLDAADEEIERFKLERERTVTKEGLQDQLDDRKKYTEKIKKDQDDLHKETLEKIDSEKEKTQQKYKDILENEKYFYEMKKNLLSQDAQIVDTTLNELRGKYDTFFSILKNHAFDTSQAFENLNYAMQLDYDKLLNFPMGSNSNSNNSSNNAGRNKSSISPAFTDKEKEIISIMKGNSKAWAAATNQNRRNEIAAENLRLGAQIGATRDDKTGIWYKNDVQLYHNGGEVGVTGTTTQTWWKKIKSTLRPNEELGILKTGEVVLDNPLQFVYNFAGEMSKKLSLLSPAGSTANTISAASGGGVSIDTVIIQANDRETGTSLLNKFESAMNRSIKLGTFKK
- a CDS encoding phage tail tape measure protein, with amino-acid sequence MENDMKILITADININPSITALNKAIKDIEKNPSLKKIKITIEIDKQETDKVGKSFGQALRTIYKQTQTFINNNKALLKQGMQDILKTILEVDTQITQLKRVMNEGTDFESMLRGSIQTANELGHSISEVNDLMIKVGRMGFDEKQTMLLAKTAALFQNISELKPDQAIQTMTAAMSAFNIEAEDSILIADRLNAVDNKFSVTSQNLASSLTQAGTAASNYGISMEKLIGDTTAISMATRESGKVIGKLVAA